TGATGGGACTGGAACAATTGCCGAAGCCTCCATCCCTCTGGGCCAATCAACACATGATATAAAATTTCTCTTTCGTAGACTGGTGCTAATGCAGGGATATGTTCCGGTGTCTTCATTAACCGTAACATTCGTAACCAAGCTTCTAAAAAAGGAACAGTAGCTGGACAGGCAGAAAATTCGAAATTACTTTTGTTACCTTCGAAGTTTTGGGGAGTGTCTTTTAATAAATCCAGTAACACTTTTTGATCTAACTGAATGGCAACTGACAAATAGGGACGACCATTGGCTGCCTGTCTTACATAACCCGTTGCTGGCATTTCTGTCGGAATGACAAAATAGGATGGTCCTTCCAAGTGAACCACCTGTGTTCCAATCGATATGGTTTTGCCACCTTGGACAACAAGACCAACTAATGGTTCATAGACGGCCGCGAGTTGGTGCGTTGGAACTTCCCCTTGGATCATCAGCACTCGCGGAAGCCCAGTTTTTGTAGGTTCCGTAGTGGCACGATGACAAAGTTCCACAATTTCATTCAGTATTTTCTGCACAACCTATCTTAACACAAAAGATGTTTTTAGGCACTACATTAACAAAAAAAGCCTATTTTTTAACGATTTTTTTATCGAAAAAAGTATCGATCGGTAGTTTTAGGCAATTATTTGGTATCATCGGATCTTGTTACAAAACTTCCCTTCGGTTATATTTCTGTTAACAAAACTTGCAAACAATGAATCCGTTTGAAAAAGACAATGACACAATGTCTTCCTTTCTCTGACGAAAACTCATCAGTTGCACAAGTTGATCATAGGAGATATTTATGAAAATAGCAATCATCACCGGTGGTAGCAATGGTATTGGAAAAGCAACAGCTCTTGAACTTGGCAAACGAGGAATCAGTGTGATCCTCACTTACAATTCTTATAGGGACCGTGCAGAAGAAGTAGTCAAAGAAATCGAAAAACAAAGCGGGGTAAAAGCTGTTGCTTTAAAGTTGGATCTAACGAAAAAAGAAACCTTTCCAATGTTTGTTGATGAGGTTAAAAACAAACTTTCACACATTTGGAACCGAACTAGTTTTGATTATCTAGTAAACAACGGTGGGATTGGTGGGCCAATGGTATTTCAAGATTTAACCGAAGAATACTTTGAGCAAATTCTAAATACCAACTACAAAGGCCCTATCTTTTTAACACAAAAGTTAATTGGTCTTATGGAAGATGGTGGTGCCATTGTCAATACATCCAGTTCCTCTAGCACAAAAGCTTTTGTAGGTTATTCCATTTACGGATCTTTAAAGGCTGCTTTGACTACTTGGACTCGTTACTTAGCAAATG
This genomic stretch from Leptospira meyeri harbors:
- a CDS encoding AraC family transcriptional regulator, giving the protein MQKILNEIVELCHRATTEPTKTGLPRVLMIQGEVPTHQLAAVYEPLVGLVVQGGKTISIGTQVVHLEGPSYFVIPTEMPATGYVRQAANGRPYLSVAIQLDQKVLLDLLKDTPQNFEGNKSNFEFSACPATVPFLEAWLRMLRLMKTPEHIPALAPVYEREILYHVLIGPEGWRLRQLFQSHQKGSSIHQAIQWVRQNYTNSFEIDQLANRACMGITTFHRQFKSITGLSPIQFQKQLRLLEARKLLTYSGYSVTDAALDVGYESTSQFNREYSRFFGTSPARDAKQLKEMEMV
- a CDS encoding SDR family NAD(P)-dependent oxidoreductase, which encodes MKIAIITGGSNGIGKATALELGKRGISVILTYNSYRDRAEEVVKEIEKQSGVKAVALKLDLTKKETFPMFVDEVKNKLSHIWNRTSFDYLVNNGGIGGPMVFQDLTEEYFEQILNTNYKGPIFLTQKLIGLMEDGGAIVNTSSSSSTKAFVGYSIYGSLKAALTTWTRYLANELAPRKIRVNAVSPGPTHSNFGDGVFDKYPEYIKPLADQTAFGRIGLPEDIGKVIVNFLSDDFGWVTAQDIEVSGGHLL